Proteins found in one Hyla sarda isolate aHylSar1 chromosome 7, aHylSar1.hap1, whole genome shotgun sequence genomic segment:
- the LOC130283236 gene encoding uncharacterized protein LOC130283236: MYLLQDKKVTRYYDCKATVLRKIKKHKKFRKWEQEFRNHLLPEGRSETGLGGPHMLPESESAGDQPGPSAGRMVHHQNLPQSPVLSSAPAEIDVEEEVSPGEQHQPLSPTLAPGSVPRDTYMQLVKEIQRLAKENRNMLRELRRMNRTMLELHRSQKQEFQALLAKQMGEFQAMLSHHSQQMQAMHDFRVDAVSAIASSQRLLDPISSSSSNTPQKN; encoded by the exons atgtatttgctgcaggacaagaaggtgacaag GTATTATGACTGTAAAGCAACCGTCCtgcgtaaaataaaaaaacacaagaaattcAGGAAGTGGGAGCAGGAGTTCCGGAACCATCTCCTGCCAGAGGGTCGGAGTGAGACAGGCCTTGGTGGTCCTCATATGTTGCCTGAGTCCGAGAGTGCTGGCg atcaaccaGGTCCATCTGCAGGGAGGATGGTCCACCATCAAAACTTGCCCCaatcacctgtcctgtcctcagCACCGGCTGAGAtagatgtggaggaggaggtgtcccCAGGTGAACAACACCAACCACTCTCCCCAACCCTAGCTCCTGGCTCTGTCCCAAGGGATACTTACATGCAGCTTGTTAAAGAAATCCAAAGGCTGGCCAAGGAGAACAGGAACATGTTGCGCGAATTGCGCCGGATGAATCGCACCATGCTTGAACTCCACCGGTCGCAAAAACAAGAGTTCCAAGCCCTGTTGGCAAAACAAATGGGAGAATTTCAGGCCATGTTGTCCCACCATAGCCAACAGATGCAGGCGATGCATGATTTTAGGGTGGACGCTGTGTCTGCTATTGCCAGCTCTCAGAGGTTGCTTGACCCcataagcagcagcagcagcaataccccccaaaaaaactga